The genomic stretch TTACAGTAGTTATTTTCCTTTGCAAATCATGCATTTTGTCTTgctttggggtgggggtggagtgggaggatACATGGACCCCACTGGACTGCCAAAGGGTCCATGACTCAAAAACAATGGCGAGCTCTGTCTTAAAGAGGAAGCAGTGGTGTGGGGTATTCAACACGGGTTCTGATCCTGACTAGCTGCTTGACAGCAGGTGGGCCTCTCTACCTGTCACTCCTTCATTTCCATCTTTATTGAACTATCACGAGCTGCATTTGGAGATAACAAGATTGTCTCCTGAAAGTGGCTTTGCCCACACTTAGGTGGCTGCTTGCGTAGGTGAGGTCATCACTAAGGGCTCAGCATTACTTAGCAGGCAGAGCTGGACTGTGCCTATAGCAGGGACTCCAATGCCAGCCATTCCTGCAGGACTTGCTCCAGCATGCCGACAGCCCAGGGCTCTTCCCCATCATCTCACAGTGACCATATGTGAGTTTGTTTCCATCTAACTGAAGACTTCGCCATTCTTGCAAAAAAGACCTTGTCCTGTCTCAACACTTAGAACCCAAAGGGTTCCTCCCCTGATTCACCCCTCTGCTAGTGGAAAACACTGTAGTCTATAGAAGCGACCTCGGGCACTGGTGTCCATGGATTCCAGATGGGTTTCAGCCATGTGACTCTGAGCAGCTCATGTCTGAAGATTTCCCTCGTAAGGATGAAGGCAGATGCCTGTTATCCTGAAGTCTGAGTGAATTCATGTAGGGGATGTGtttgggtgctagtggctccctGTGCTCCCCATATGTGCACCTCTGCAAGGAGAGGACAGACAGCACTCATGGGGCTGGTGCCTCCTTCCAGGTTTTAACTGGGCACAGCCCACCCCACAGGAAGCTGCCTCCCGGTGTCCTTTGCAGCACTGTGGCTGTGTGACTGATGGGGAAGTGAGCAGACATCAAGTGTGTGGTGTTAAGGGGGGGGAGCACCCTTCTGTCCTCCCTTGAGCTCATGCTGCCACCCTGGAGCCTATGTTGAAGAtgtggggtagggggagagggtaGACAGAGCCATGATCCTTGAGGATCACAAAGCCACAGTACTCACTCTTGCTATTCTCCAGCCCCTAAAAAAAGATGGGGGAAGGACATGGAGGCAACCAACTTgcgtttttgttgttttaaaacagTAGATTTTATCTGAGATGTTGGGCAAAGGGCGCCGACTTCAGCCTTGAGATGAACAAGTTCTGGGTGGGAGGTTCAGCCGGAGGGGTGACAGTGGTGATTACTGTGATgtcacatatgcatgtgtgtcaAATCATCCGTGTGCTGACCGCACAACCTTTGTTGGTTAAATATTTAAGGGTGGTTTCTTTAGGATTGTTCTGTCACCACCCACCCAGATTTGTGATTCTAATGGCCTCTATTGtagaaaaaaacaagctgggcagggcCAGCCAGCCTTGCCCAGGGCAGCACCATGTCTGAATAAGAGCAGAGTGGGGCCAGGgaggctcactcctataatcctagctacttcggaggtGGAGATGTGAAGAATGAGGCTCCAGGCCAGCTGAGGCATAAaggtcacaagaccccatctcaaccaatggctgagcatgGCGACATGCTACAGGGGTGGGTGAAAGCACAAATAGGTGGATGGAGATCTAGCCCTGGGTGCTGTGGGTGAGCCACTGCACACATTCAAGATGGGGTCCAGAATCTCAATGATCAAGGCCAACATTGTAAGGCTAGCCTTTCAAAACCCAAATTGAATGCCACAGAATCCAGAAACAAAGTCTGGGAATTTTGAATAAAGATAGGGTCCCACACAACCTTTCCTCATCCCCTCCAATCCCAGGCCAGTTACAGGAAAACCTTGTTTCCAAAAACAAAGTGGTCATTGTTCCCGTTTTAAAAGTATTGCACTCGAATATTCTCTCTTGGCAACTTGAGTTTCTTGTGTCCCTTTAAATCTTGTGTCTGAGGCAAGTGTCTGACCTGGTGCCCCCTGGTCCCAGTTCTGTAGCACACCTGGGAGCAGGAAGGTAGTGAGGACAGGTGCCAGGCGCAGTTGTCAGGACAGCACCTAACTCAGAGTTAGGACTCTGGTCAGAGTTAGGACTCTGGTCACTAGGTTGGGGGCAGCAGGAAGCCTCCACAAAATGAATCAGGGGACATCACCTTGACATCTGGGCTCTTCACTGGGGATTTGACAGCTGCACTAAGATGAAAAGGATCCTGGGACCTAACCTGGAGCTCACCTGTCTGTTTCCTGAAGCAACACTTTCCTCAAGGTGGCCCCAGGACACACAGTGTCCTTAACAATTCTCCCCCGGCTTTTTACCCAAGGCCAATTGACCCTGGTGTAGCTTCAGGGGTCAGCAAAGTGTGGTCTTCCAAATCATAGACTGCTTATGTAAATAAGGCTTTATTGGTACACTCAAAATACCCACCTCCTTATCTATTCTCTACAGTGCTTTTAGTCTTGCAGTTACAGGGACAGACTGGAGTAAGTGTGCTATCACAACAGAGCTGAGTAGTTTGACAGGGTGTGGGACAGCAAAACCCCTAAAATTTACTGTTTGTTCCTTTCCCAGAAAAGCCTGCCAAAGCCTGGCCCAGTAAAGTCAATGACAAAAACACTCATCAATTTCCTCTTCCAGATCCGCTCTACTAGTGGGGGCTGGCATAGAACAGCTGTCTGGGTCATTTTGCAGCCCTCTGCTGTGAAAGCAGTTCCCCAGTTTTATTCTGTGATTGCATACATTATGTCACTGAAGTAGGTTTAGCCAGGCCACCCTCCAGGTCCTGGACAATTTTCTGTAACCCCAGTGACGGCCACCTTCTAATAAAACAGGTGAACCCACACCAACTCCTTGAAGTTTCCTGAAGTTAGATTTTCCTCACTTTCCTCCAAATCACAAGTTCTCACCAGTCTTGaaattcccttttaaaatttaattagtaTTATTTTAAACAGTCCTTATTCTCTCAGCCTATTCTCGTGAATGTCTCTGATGGTAAGTCTGGCCTCTTCCAGTGTGCTCTCCAGACGTTGTCAGTTCAGCTCAAAACACTGTCTGGACAGGTGTGCATGTTCTTTTTCATGTAGTCCCTGGTTGCTTTCTGTGCTAAAACTGCAAAAGACTTCCTAGCCCCACAATGCCTACGATATTTAATATCTGGCCCCAAAATTTCTGCTCACCTTTGTTCCACTGGGAATCCAAACTTGCTAAATGATGCCAGATTGAGTTTAAGGCCGTTGAGGTTCTCACAGCTGCTCACAAAAACATCTAAAAAGGCCGATACCATTCCCATTTATCCGAAGAGCTTTCGCACCAGAAGTTAAATGGATGGTTGTGTGGTGTTTGTCTAGGAGTTCCCACTTGTAAGGCCAATAACCTTTTGTGTTTCTAGAAATTCAAATAAGAGTCATGACACAGGACAGCGAGGACAACAGAAAGTGTacaacagtactggggtttagcCCATGATGTGTGTGATCAAAAAACAACGGTCCCCAAGCCAGGCCATGGTGGCCCACCAGGCTCATCTTTGCTTCTTACACCAGAGGCCCAACATATGCTTTCAACCACCTGCTGAACTTAACGGAGTCACGTTTGTTGAAATCACGCTCATAAAATAAGCTATACCTCGTGCTATTTCATAAGTGAAACAGTCCCCAGTATTCAGCCTACAAAATTTTGTCACGTTAAGATCAACGATAGATCCACTTGGTCCATTTCAAAAGCGTAACTGTGTAGCATAGAATTTAACTTATATTAAACAAAGACTTAATTGAACAAAATACATCAATGTAGAACAAAGACAGCAACTctgtccaggagtttgaggccaagccATTTACCAGAATGTGAGATTTTCACTGAGTGCTGTTCAGCAAACGCTAAGAGCTCTTTGTGATGCAAAAGATGATGGTGGCTTCACACATCGCACATCCCAGACGCAGGCCCAGCTCACCCGGTTACTTCTCTTTCTGAATACAAGTGTCTGCATTTCAAATCTGTAACACCCAAGTGCATGCTGGCCCAGCGGTAGCTTGAGCTTTGGCGCCACCTGCAGGCCAAACTGCATTTTGCTTCAGTGTGGAACCaacttattgaaaaaaaaaaaatcctgagattTATTTATAATTAAGTTACTGAATGGGGTAGGGATGGGGGAGAAAAAATGTCTTACCATCCCTGTCCATGCAGAAATGTAAGGAAAAATTGAGTGTTCCTCTTACCTGACTCTACAgacaattttcctttttattgtaaaacagaaaataaaccacACAAATGTATAAGGTGAATACTCCACCGCCACCCAGGTTaagaatcagaatttttctagGCCACCCAAGCCTCCATGGACCCCATCCTCATCTTAACCCTTCCTACTACACAGACCAGTTAGTTTTATCTATGTTGTCTAACTAGTTTAATAACTCATCAGAAATGGGTTACTTTTAACCCAGCGAAATCCGCTGTGAAGAATTTCTCCCTGTTGGCAGAGCAGTGCTCAGAGGTCCCATGCCACAAGGCTCAGGTGATCTTGTAGGAAGACAGCACTATGAATGGGTGTCTGTCCTCACATGTCAACTACTGCCATCAGAGGCCCATGAAGTCTGGGCTGCTAGGTCCAGCACTGAGGACCAAAGCCCACCACATGGCCTGGTAATGAGGGGGCTGGCACCAGCTTTGTCTGGATCCTGAGGGTTCCCTGTGGTTGCACTAGAGGTCATGGCTGGGCTCCAGAGGGCTCTCAAGCTGTCCCACAGAGACCAGGGGGCCCAGCTGCCCTGAGGCACTGCTCTCTGGGGGAAAGGTGACCAGGTCTGAGTTCTTGTTCTCCCCCTGGTCACTGTGCTGCTTCCGATGGCATCTCAGAGAGTCATCCCTGACAAAGGAGGCACCGCAGGTCTCACAGCGAAAGGCCCTCTGGGTCACAATCTTGGCCACGTGGTGGGAGCTGCTCTCTCTGGGTCCTTCCTTGCCCTGTGGGGCCCTGTTCTCCGTTCTGACCTCGTCCCTGTGCACCTTGTCAATGTGCTTGGCCAGGCTGCTGGGTCGCTTCGTGTCGAAGCTGCAGAAGTCACATTTGAAGGGACGGTCCTTGCAGTGAACCCGGCTGTGCACACGCAGGGCGGCTGCACTGGAGCAGGAATAGCTACACTCCGGGCATTTCTCTGGGTGGTCGGCCTGATGCAGCCGGCTGTGCTCCAGGAGGTCGGCCCGGTCCCGGCCCTGGAAGGCACAGTGCAGACACTTGAAGGTGTGCTTGATGCGGATGTGCGACTTGAGGTTGGCTTTCATGGTGCAGCGTACGTCACAGAACTCGCACTTGAAAGGCTTCTCCCCCGAGTGCACGATCATGTGCCTTTTCAAGTCCGAGCTGATTTTGAACTTGGCGCTACAGAGCCAGCACTGGAAGGGGGTGTCCCCTAGCAATGGAAGGTGTGTGTCCATTAGAGCAGGCAGGCAACACGGAACTACGCCCAAGCATGCACCACACACCTGGCTTGTTAGACTGTTGGGTCTTTGAACTTGAACTATTTGCAATTTCCTGGTAACACCACCACTTACCATCATCTGAGGCCCGCAGAGGCAAGGCATCGGGGATGTGAACTCAGGCACTGTGGCCCCTAACCCACACTCTTGATGGGACTTGAGTTTCAAATCTAAACAGTCATTTAATTGGAGGTCCCAGCATTGAACATGGAAAAAGAGGCGAGATGTCACTTACATGAGTTACTCAGCTTGTCTTTTTAACgtttctttgttttatagctACAGAttgaattttatttgtaaaattaacacatgtatggcaggagggtggggatAAGTAATGAAATGCCATACCCTCCTGTCTAGCTTAGAGTCCTTTGCTAAGGATTTCTAGGCATTTGGGGGGCTGTTTCTCTAAGTGGGCATCGGTTGGTAAGTCCCTCCTTTAtcctacacccccagccccagccacTCCCTGTGTGCTGCTGCGGAGGAGCTGGTGGTCCTGGTTTTCCCGGGTCACTTTCTAAGTGAAGAGCCTCACACCGGAGTCTGTCAGAGAGGTTCTCCGAGtgtctcttctcttcctcatGCTAATCCCCATTTAATTCTAAGTTCAAAAACACTTCCATTCTGCCCTGTGATTCCCGTACTTTAGTCAGTTTCAGATTTCAACTTCAGGATCAAAGTACAAGTCATTTAAAATAGGACTGAGGACGTGATATTCACCAGAGCCACACCACTGCACCAGGATAACCATCACCTCTTACAGGGCCACAGTCACTGCCATCAAGGTCAAATTGCTCTTTGTCCTTTTATACTCACTTTGGACCAAGTTtagcttcttttttctattataatttattaggatatattcatcatGGGGTGGGGTTTGCAGTGACAGTTCCCAACAGTCTAATATTGCACATTAGTGACACTGCCACCTTGTCTcttcccctcctcaccccacttaaagcaactgcaagaggtttttcagttctgtttcatacaggttTAACTTGCTTCTTGATTGGACTGTGCATTACtactttttcctaatttttttattttggtggtactgtcaTTTGAGATCAGTCTTGagttttctaggcaagtgctctaccacttaagtcacggACTGtacattttttgagaaaaaagtcACATAATCTCAGAAGTCATCCACTCTCTTAATTACGTAACCTctcatgtacatttttttttttttaagtgggtttttcaagatagggcctcaagaactatttgcccagggctggttttgaaccctgctcctcccctctctgcctcctgagtagctaggattacaggtgtgagccactagcatccaGCTCACATGCAGTTTTTTGTTATGGTTTTCTGAATTTcggatttacttaatttttttcttttacagttctGTTCAGGTGTCATCTTAACACTTTTCTTTGCTGTAACTTGGTTAGCTGTATCCTCACACTCATAGTCAAGTACTTcatgacagttttattttctcccttgctTTGCTGGAGCATGTCTTCTCATCTCTATTATGGTGTCTGGGAAGAAAGTCTTGAGTGCTGGTGTACATGTCTAGTGCACAAGATAGTttcactggggattgaaccctaaATTCAAGATCATTTGCCATCTCTGAGGCTGTTCTGTTGTTTCCAGGAAGCAGTGCTATCTTGAAGCCTTTCTAGGTGTGGATGTCTCCTCCCTATTCCCTTCATCCTAACTGACATCTCGGGAGTCCTTTCTCTCTCCTGGTCCCTTAGAACTGtgacattcttttttgtttctcaattgatgttcttctgttttgttttcttcctagacTTAGTGAGAAACCaaaattcagcttttttttttggtgggactggggtttgaatttggggctttgcccttgcaaagcaggcatcctactatttgagccatatctccagttcactttgccctggttattttggagatggggtctcatgaattatttgctcaggttgACCTCATACTGTGATCCTtgccatctcagcctcccaagtagctaggattataggggtgattcaccagcacctggctgattttttttttttcagcactggagtttgaactcagggcctcatgcttgctaggtaggtgctctaccacttggtccactctgccagcttttttttttttttttttttttttttgtggtactggggtttgaactcagggctttagacTTACTGCCCAAGCACTTGAGCTGTGCCCAGAGTCCTTTTGCTTTCTGCCCTGACCAGCCTCAAATCATGAccctcctgtctccatctcccaagtagctggaatcagCTTCTTATTCTCAGTTCTCTAACCTCATTGCTTTTCTAGTTTCTGAGAAAATTTGTCAACTTTCTATCTAGCAGTTCTCATTTTAATTCCTGCCTTTGTTCTCAGTATCTCTTTGCAGAACTCCATGTGGCACAACATTTGTGCCAGTGGGTGGACAGGTTTGTATTTTTGCCAGTTACCTGAATACAATCTTACTTCTAGGACTTGTTAATTGTTAGACTTGGCACACTTCAGGGCACTCGCTTTCTGCAAATAGTTTGCAATCCTTGGTTGGCTATGTTTAGGAAGAATAGAGGTTCCACCTGCAGCTTTGCCAATAGTCTTTTGCTTTTCCCCTGAGCCTTGGGGCCTGGCTACCTATGAGAGATCCAGGTCTGGACCTCTCAGGGAACTCAGACTTCAGGGAAGGTCACTCTCCACTTGTCCACTGGGAACAGCTTTCTTTACTCAGCATTAATGCTAGCAATGCCCATCAGCTTGCCATCTCCCCCGCACATATTGAAAATGCTCACATTTCATGATGTCTGTGACATTGGTATGAATGTCCCAATCCTCATTTTTCTGGGCTATGATGGGTTGGTTTTATCCAGCTAGCATTATTTCAGAGGGATCCcacaaaaagggaaggaaaagcttTCTAGGACTAGAAGTTTGTGATTTGCAGTCACATTCAACTGACTGCTACATTCCTGAATTACATCATATAGccagaatattaaaaaacaaaaacaaaaaaaactaaaacacttAGCTTATAGGTCagacttttattcttttgcagtgctggggatcgaacccaggagcttgcacatgctaggcaactgttCTATTgctgagctacttccccagccctCAGACTCTTACTTGTGATACATCCTCTGCTCCTGGCTGCTGTGCTGAGGACCCATCCTCACCTGTATTCTATCTAGCTCAGTACAAAGCCCAGCTGTTTTATTGCAAGCTGTTGTTTTGGCAAAGTCAACCTCAGCAAGCCACATCATCACAGGTTCTGAATTCCAACCACCAGGTCACTGAAGTTGCTTACGTCTTACCTAAAGGAAGGTTATGCCATTACAGAAACACAGGGCAGGGAGGATTCTGGCTGGGGCACTTACCCGTGTGGGAGCGCAGGTGCACGGTGAGCTGGCTGGAGTTGCGGCTGGCGTAGGGGCAGAGCTGGCACTTGTATGGCCGCTCGTCAGAATGGATCCGCAGGTGCTTCTTGAGGCTGCTGCTGTCCACAGCCGCATAGTCACAGAGGTGacacttgtgtggcttcatactcGTGTGGCAACGCACGTGCATGGTCAGGTTGTCCTTCCGGCTGAAGCACTTGTCACAGAACTCACACTTGTGTGGTTTGTCTCCTTCAAACACACAAGGAGTCAAGGTTTTAAGGGTGACCTAGTTATCAGGATGATTACAGAGATGTGACAAAGATGGTGGCCTGAGCCTGTGagcctgcctcctcctcctgtccAAATGCCTTGATACAGAAGACACTGAAGTCTAAATCAGCATGCCGAGaaacaggaaagtgtaggaaagtGTGCCATTTCTCGGAAACTGGGAAAATTTAAGGGACAGATTAGACTAAAATCAGATTGAAGGAAATCATAGGTCAAGCCTGCTTGGGAAGAGGGAGTCTATAGAGAAGTATCCAAGGCAAGAGGCAGCACATGGAGGGGCTCTCAGACAGCTTTCTGGCCACTGATTGATGAACCATGATTGTAAACAATGGTCAAGCTGATGCCGCCTCCCTTCTCTCAGACCAGACGATAGGCAGTAATGGTATCCACCTCCAGGCTGGCAGCAATGATGGCACTAAAGCCAGAGAAAGGATAAAGGGCTGGGTAGCTAGAAATACCTGGATAACAGAGAACCCCAAGTCCAGAACATGTCTACCCAGCAGTgtgttcctccccacccccaccccagccactCTAGGGTGATACAGCAAACACCAGTCACCCAATAACCAAACGCCTGGGGAAAGCAAGGGCCCAGGAATGAGAAAAAGCCTGAATGTGACAGACATCTGGACAGCACCCTGGGACTCGAATCCTACATCACGGCGGAGTCAAAGGATCCCACAGCCAAGGGTAAGGCAGAGATGACTACTTTCGCTGCCGTTctcagatttgaacccaggggCCCATGCCCAGGCACCCAAGATCAAGTGCAAAGACAGCAAGAGAAAACTCATCGTTTGTAGGTGATAATCTACTTAGGCAATCCGGAAGAGGTAACCTGAGCCATTAGAGTAAGTGGTAGGACAGAAGGGGCCTGGAgatcactcactcactcactcacacaacTCTTCTGTAAAAAGTTCCCTGCCACAGCACTCCATCAAGTTTCTGTGTCCCTCTCGCTCTAAAGAGGTACATTTCCCTCTCAGCTGGGAGATGGGAAGGACGGCACGGTAAGGGTTAAATTCACGTGACACACTATGCTCTGCAACTCACTATGTGAATTTTAGCCGGCCTGGTGAATACGAGCATTGCACTTCATGTGCCCATCTCGTGTGACTTCTAGCGTTTCTACTTCTTAGGCGAGGGACTGCCTGGTCCTAACCCTTTCCACTACAGTTAGGTAGCTTTGATTTGTAGGAGCTTTAATAGGTCCTGAAAATTCATTCTGGCTTGTTACAATTTTCTTCTTGTGGGatacttgttttgatttttaaaatgatatccCAAGTTTTAACTTTGATTCAGCCACATTTaatcaattttctcttttgtggttTATTGGGTCTCTGCCTGCATGGCCTACTCCTCCTCCACAGTTCTAACATTTCACTGACTCCATCTGGGGAGGTGAGGACTGCTTTTGGTCTTTGCTGACTGGCTTGGATCCGTTCCCGACCCCCACTGACTGAACTGCTACCGGATCAGGGGTTGAACTTGCCCACACTCTCTTCTCTTCCAGATCTGTGATTTGAATTACGTCTCTATAGCATTTCAGTTCTGATAAGGTCAAGTGTCTTGTTCAATAATTTAGCTCCTTCTGTGCCTCTCTCTTCTAgatggcaggtactctaccacttgagtcactccaccagcccttttttgtgttgggtattttccagatagggcttCCCGaaccatttgccctggctgaccttgaaccatgattctcctgatctctgccttctcagcagctaggattacaggtatgagccaccagctagTCTTAAACCCTCCAACCAGAAATAATTCCTGTTAACATCACGATTCTTCTCGTCTCAGGATTTCACATGAGAAATGATAGGGATGAAGCACTTTGTCTTTTGCTCTTCTCCCTACtactgcaaactttttttttttggttgttttttcttttggtggtactagggtttgaactcgggactttgCAGTCAGTTGCTAGGCcggttctctaccacttaagccccccacccccactctatTTCTATTATGCATTTTGAAAATTAGGTTTTCTTCTTCCAGCATGACCAGgcatttaagatattttaaaaaccacataACTTTAGAATACAGGtaataaaaataggagcaaaTCAATATGTGTTCAAGGCCTGgtcttttggaggtactgggtttgaactcaaggccttgcacttgctaggccaatgttgtaccacttaagccacgccccagcccttttttctttttctttttttttattcatatgtgcatacaatgtttgggtcatttctcccctctcccttttttctttaggtatttttcgaatagggtctGGAGGTTATATCCAGAGCTGGTCTGAGgacttgaggcatggctcaaatggtagagcgcctgctttgcaagcatgaagacccgagttcaaacccaagtcctaccaaaaaacactCTCAGAGTTGgcctgagccatgatcctcctattttggcttcctgtatagctgggttATTGGAACACCCCTTTATGCCCAATTTTTACCGATTGAGATAGGTTCCCAAAGTTTTTTGCctggatctccacctccagagtagctaggattacaggcgtggtcTAAGATTTCTGATATACAGCCTACCAGACCCTGTCTTGGCCTCCTTTGTATGTGCCATGTGCCATCTCCTGGGCTTGCCTAACAAATGCCACAGTTCTCAGAGcgagtgtgggggggggggtgctaaGATTCTTCATTTCTAATGTAGTACCTtgagagaatacaaacaaaagttTGTTAGGGGCCTTCAATTTGTAAGTGTAAAAGGATCTTGAAACagtcccctt from Castor canadensis chromosome 5, mCasCan1.hap1v2, whole genome shotgun sequence encodes the following:
- the Zfp64 gene encoding zinc finger protein 64 isoform X5, encoding MSRRKQAKPQHLNSEQPQPARLGSAEVAGEPASELNNDVPKATGPSAEGSDVPEAPAITLPSESREQTATLGERTFNCCYPGCHFRTVHGMKDLDRHLRIHTGDKPHKCEFCDKCFSRKDNLTMHVRCHTSMKPHKCHLCDYAAVDSSSLKKHLRIHSDERPYKCQLCPYASRNSSQLTVHLRSHTGDTPFQCWLCSAKFKISSDLKRHMIVHSGEKPFKCEFCDVRCTMKANLKSHIRIKHTFKCLHCAFQGRDRADLLEHSRLHQADHPEKCPECSYSCSSAAALRVHSRVHCKDRPFKCDFCSFDTKRPSSLAKHIDKVHRDEVRTENRAPQGKEGPRESSSHHVAKIVTQRAFRCETCGASFVRDDSLRCHRKQHSDQGENKNSDLVTFPPESSASGQLGPLVSVGQLESPLEPSHDL